The genomic window TCCAAGCTGTGGAGAATACCAGCCTCTGGAGTGGGATAGAGTCAAATGGGGTGAAGGAATAGACGGGATAGTAATGCAGTGTGAATACTGTGGAGCTCTTCATGGAGAAAGAGAGTGGAAAAGTAAGAAGCAGCTTAATGGCAAATGGATAGCGAAGGAGCCGGATAACAGGCACAAAGGATTTCATATTAATGAGCTGGCTTCACCTTTTAAGACTTGGGAGCAAATAAAGAAAGATTTTTATGAGTCCAAGAATGATACTGAAAAACTCAAGGCATGGACCAATACATCTATGGGGCAGACCTGGGAAGAGGAAACAGGAGATATTATTGATTATCAAAGTTTATTTGATAAAAGAATACCTTATGCAGCAGAGGTTCCAGATGATGTACTAATTCTTACAGCCGGAGTGGATGTCCAGGATGACAGACTGGAAATAGAGGTAGTTGGATGGGGCCTTGGGGAAAAATCCTATGGGATAGCCTATGAAAAGTTTATAGGAAACCCTGCCAAAGACAAAGTTTGGGATGAGCTGGAAGAGTATCTAAAACGTGACTTTAAATATCTAGACGGAGAAAAAATCAAGATAATAAACACTTGTATCGATACAGGAGGACATCATACTAAGAGGACCTATGACTTTATAGCTCCCAGGCAGAACACTTTGAGAGTCTACGGAATAAAGGGACGTGGTGGAGATGGGGTCCCTATTATAAATAAGGTCAGAAAAGACAAGAAGAATATGATAGATCTGATACCCCTTGGTGTAAATGCACTGAAAGATCTTGTCTACTCAAGACTTAAGATAGAAAGCGGTCCGGGAGCATGTTATTTTCCATCCAATCTGAATAGGAACTATGACATTAAGTATTTTATGGGGCTGACAGCAGAGGCCAAAGATATAAAAGACGGAAAAATAATATGGAAAAAGATTCGAGAGAGAAATGAACCTTTAGACCTTCGTAACTATGCAACGGCAGCCTTTGCACTTCTCAGGATAAACCTGGAGAGACTGGCTGAGGAAAGAGAGCTGAATAAAGGTCAAGAGGTAGGAAGCTATAAAACAGTCAAGGCCAGGCCTAAAAGATCGATAAGTAAGGGGGTCAAGTAGATGTATACGTTAGAGGAAGCAAAAGAAAAACTTCGAATGTGGCTGGATGCAGAGGAAGCTATAGCGGTAGCCGGTCAGGAATATGAGATAAACAACGGACGTAGGCTGACAAGGGCTGATATAAGGGAAGTGGGAAAGAGGATAGACTACTGGAAAAGACAAGTGGCTATACTTGAAGGAAAAACAAGGCGGAGCTTTCGGGCAATACCTAGAGATGTGTAGGGGGCCATATGAACTTAATGGACAAGGGAATATCTTATTTCAATCCTGAAAAGGCATTGAAGCGGACTAAGGCAAGAGCCCAGATATCTATGTTGGATAGAAATTTTAATAATAATGATCAAGGGTATGGAAGATCAGGAGCCAGCAGGGTAAAAAATGCCTTGAAAGCATTCTTCACCAAAAAGGGAGGGCCTGATAAGGACATAGTTGAAAATCTGGAACTTCTAAGACAGAGATCAAGATCATTGTACATGGGCGTACCTATAGCTGCAGGAATCTTGAAAAAATATAGGACCAGTGTGGTGGGTCAGGGCCTTGTTCCTAAACCAAATCTAAATTCTGAAAACTTAGGAATAAGTGAGGAAGAGGCAAGAAAGATAGAGAAACAATTAAAAAGAGAGTTTAACGCCTGGGCCAAGTCCCAGAATGCAGATGCAATGAGAATGCATAATTTTTATGTCCTTCAGGGACTGGTGATGCTTAGCTGGGTTATGAACGGAGATGTATTTGTCATACCTAAGCTCAAAGCTAGAAAAGGAGTTAAGAATAAATTATGTGTCCAGGTTATAGAGGCAGATAGAATTAAAAACCCTTTGGGCAGCTTTGATGAGGCTATAAAAGAAGGGGTGGAAATAGATGAAGATGGAGAAATAGCTGCCTATCACATAGCAAATAAGCATCCTGGAGATGCAACGGTAACAGAAACAGTAAGAGTGGAGGCATATAACAAATTTGGAAGAAGAAACATACTTCATATATTTGAACCGGAAAGACCGGATCAGCGGAGAGGGGTTCCACTACTTGCACCGGTAATAGAGAGTCTGAAACAAATTGGAAGATATAGTGAGGCAGAACTGATGGCCGCTGTAGTCAGTGGGATGTTTACAGTATTTATAGAACAGGGGGTAGAAGATGAAGAGATAGATCCCGGGCAGTATGGAATGGACGAAGAGGAACGTGCATTTCGAGAAGAAAGCGAGAAGATTGAACTTGGAAACGGAGCTATCAACATATTAAAACCTGGAGAAAAAGTAAACTCAGCAAATCCAGGAAGACCTAATGCCAATTATAAACTTTTTGTAGACTCAATCTATGAAGAGATAGGTTCAGGTATAGAGATGCCAAAAGAAGTGATGCTAAATCATTTTACAAGCAGCTACACCGCAGCTAGGGCATCTTTGGAAGAAGCCTGGAGAAGATTTCTAAGTGTAAGGGAGATACTGGTTAATTATTTTTGTCAGCCAATATATGAAGAGTTTATTCTGGGACAAGTGGCAAAAGGAAAACTGAAACTACCGGGATATTTCGATGATGAAATCATGAGAAAAGAGTATTCCAGAGCAACTTGGGTAGGGCCTAATAAGATCAGTATTGATCCATTTAAAGAGATGAGGGCAAGTGAGATAGCTCTTGATTTAAATATAACCAACAGGGAGATTATTTCTCAGGAGAAAGGATATGATTTTGATGAAGTGATAACTCAAAAGCTAAGAGAGGACAAATATATCAGGGAGAACACCCCGGAAGGAGGGACTGGTGAAGAAGAATAAGAAGTATTGGGAGTTTAGAAATAAAGAGAATAAGGGGACAGAGCTTCGAATCTATGGAGAAATAACAAAATTTTCATGGTGGGATGAAACTGTAGTAACTGCTTCGGATTTTGCAAGAGAACTGGAGGACCTGCAAGATACAGATTCTATAAATCTATGTATAAATTCTCCTGGAGGAAGCGTCACAGAAGCTCATGCTATATATAACATGCTGAAAAGGTATGCCAAGGCAAATAATGTGAAGATAACAACTTATATAGATGGAGTTGCAGCTAGTGCAGCCAGCTATATTGCCATGGCAGGAGACGAGATTTGTATGGGCCTTGGAGCTTCTCTTATGATCCATAATGTGAATGGCGGTGCATGGGGCGAGAGTAAGGACCTGAGAAAGACAGCGGACCTCATGGATAAGCTCAAGGAGAATATTATAGATATCTATGTGACTCAATCCAACCTTTCCAGAGAGGTGATAAGCAACCTTATGAATGAAGAGACCTGGATGACTCCGGAAGAGGCATTGGAATATGGCTTTATAGACAAGATAGAGACCTATGAAACGATAAGTGATGATGATATAGACAATCTTTTTACAAGAGAGATTACAAACAGTATAAGAGCTTTACCGCCAAGGGTAAATGAGCTACGAAACGTTAAGAAACAAGCAAAACCTGTAATAAATCAAAAACCAAAAGGAGAGGATATCGTGGATATAAACACTATCAGAAATGACCACCCAGATTTGTATCAGAAGATCAGAGAAGAGGCAGTATTGGAAGAAAGAAACCGGATGAAGGCTCTAGATGCAGTGCCGGCTCACAATCAGGAAGCTATCGACATGATAAACAAAGCCAAGTATGAAGAACCACAATCTGCTGAAAAAGTAGCGTATAACATCGTTACATCAGATTCTTTTAAAGCTCATAGAGAAATTGTTGAATTGGAAAACGAGCAGAAAATTAGCAGAAGCGGAGAGATCAAACCTCTTCCACCTCAAAATAACAAAAATGAGAAGGATGAGAAAATGGTCAATTCCATAGTAGAAAAAATCAATAAAATGAGGGGGCAGTAGAATGGGAGAAGTAATAAAACCAGATGAATTGTTTAACGGACTCCAAGGAGTTGTCGTAGCAGGCGAGGTAGAGCTTCCTGCAGGTGAATGGAAGAGGGGTATGCTTCTCGGAAAAGTAAATGGAGCATATAACTTATTGGGAGCTACTGATTATCCTGCAGCAAGTGTGGATTGTATATTGGCAGATGAAATTACTTTGGCAGAGGCTGGAAAAGCAGTGGCGTATTTCAGTGGAGAATTTAATTCTGAAAAACTGATAGTCGATCCAAGTATCACAGTCTCTGACGTAGTAGATCATGCTAGAAAATTACAAATATTTATAGGATAGAGGGGGTATTATGTACGATTTAAAAGTTTTAATAGCAGCATTGAGTCAATCTAAAAAGGTAAATCCGTTTTTATGGAACCTTTTAGTTAAAGGGACAAAAGAACACAGCAATACAAAGTTTGAAGTACATGTAAGAAAATCCAAAAGAAAAATAACTCCTTTTGTAGGGCCTAATCTCCCTGGTGTATTTTTAGGGAAAGAAGAATTTTCAATAAATGAGTATCAGCCGCCTATGGTAAAGCCTTTTAGAGTGGCTCATGCAAATGAACTTTTCAAACAGAAATTTGGACAGACAATATATGGAGATACTGTAACCTCTCAAGACCTAGCTTTGGATACTATAGCATCTGAGCTTGCAGATCTTGATGATGTTATAACTAGAAAAGAAATCCTTATGCTTGGAGAGCTTCTTTCTACTGGTAAGATGGCCATTCAAGGAAAAGGAGTATCGAGAGAGGCTATATCTTACGGTACGGACCCAGAAAACTTTGAAGAACTTCTGGGAACTGATGCATGGAATGATGCTGGAAGTGATCCTCTGGCTGATATGGAAAGATGGCAGATGCTGGTTCTTAAGAAGACGGGGCTTCTCATAGACTCCATTATTCTGACACCAAAAGCTAAAAAATACTTTATGGATCATGAAAAAGTCAAAGAAAAACTTAAATATACAGAAAGCAATGTGCTCAGAGTGCAGCCTAGAAGACTAGGAGACGGTGCATCATATCTTGGGACTATCCCTGAATTGAATTTGGATATTTATTCTTATGTGGACTGGTATACAAATGATGCCGGGGAAGAGGTAAGTATACTTGAAGATGGAGGAGTCTTAGCTTGTAAGGCTAAGAGTGTGACATTGCATTATGGTGCAATAAGTCAAATAGCTGGAGAGTCTAAGGCAAGACAGATATACATAGGAAAAAGAATTCCTAAACATTGGGTGGATGAAGATGCAGACCTTGAAAAGATAAGACTTGCAGCGGCTCCACTTCCTGTTTTGGATGATGCAGATGCTATCGTATTTTCTAAAGTAGTATCAGGGGTGTAATGAATTATGAGAGTGAGAGCTAATAAAACAATCAGATATAACGGAGTGACATATTTAAAAGGAGATATATTTGAGCCTGCTGAAAAGGATCTGGAAAGAATTATAAAAGGTGAGAAGGCCTTCAGTTTAATTGAAGATGCCCAATTGGAAAAGGACAAAGTGATAATTAAAAAACTGCCTATCTCATATACGGAGCTTTTGGAACTATCACACAAGGAACTGGATGAATTGGACGAGTCTCTGGAAATTGAAACAAAAGGGACGATAGCTGAAAGGTCAACTGGTATCTGGGATTTTTTAAGTCAGGGATCTAAAGTGGAAGAAGATGAAAACATTTAAGGAGCATCTGACTAATGATTTAAATTCAGCTTTTTTCAATGAGAGAGAGTTTGCAGAAAAAGTAGTTATTAATGATCTAGAGATGACGGTTGTCTTGGATAATATCAAGGAAAAGAAATCTAAAGGAGAGTATGAGTATGGTTATACCAATCATATAGAGGCAGAGAAGCTGATAATACTCAAATATTCAGATTATGAACTCATAGGCAGCCCTTCTCAGGGGGAAAGATTAATTCTAAATGGAGAATCCTTTGAAATACTAGACACAGATTCTTGTGACGGAATAGTAGACGTAAAGGTCAGGGTGTTTAAATGATTACAGTGGATATAAAAGAACTGGAAAAAGCTCGTAAGGAACTTGAAGGAATAAACAATGGTCTTGAAATTGTAGTAGCTCGTGCTGTCAAAACAGCAGCACGAGAAGCTAAAAAAGCTGCAGTAAATCGTGTAGCTGAAGAGTTCTTCATAGATAAAAAACCTGTGAGTGACAGTATTAATATCAAAAATCCGACAGTAGAAAATCCAGTAGTAGAGATAAGTAACAATAGAAAAAAAGACACTTTTACCCTTAAAAGATTTAAGGTGGAGGTTCCGCTTAACGGACCCATAAAGGTAGCTCAGAGCAGGAGTGGAGGGCTGAAAGAGTTGAAAAGAGGATTCTTGATGGCTCCCAAAAGTCAACCTGGGAACATCCAGGTTTTTAGAAGAGAAGGTAAAAAAAGATATCCTATAGAAGTGCAGAGAGGATATTCTACCGGGGGAATGCTTAATGCTGAAAATATCTCAGACTATGTAGAAGAGGTGGCCCAAGAGAAGATATATGGCCAAATAGATAAAGAAGTATCTAAATTCTTTAATAAGAAGGGGGAATAATGTCAATCAGGAACCTGGAACAGGAGATAAAAAGACGTGTAAAGGAAGCACTGAGAGGAACCCAACTGACAAACACAGAGGGAGAGTTTGTCGAGCCTTTGGTAGAGACGGGAGCCCTTCCCAAAGAGGTGGTCAAAGGAACTCCTTATGTGCTAATCCAGACAACCAATATTGAAGACAGTGATCACATAAGCAGTGCAGATGTAGCTATTCTTTATGGAACTGTCGGACTAGGATTGGAGGATTCCAGAAATAAGGAAAAGGTCAGATATACCCATGCAACCGGGCATTGGGATGTGATCTCAATTATAGATAAAATTAGGGTAGATTTTTTAAAAAATGTAAATTTTGATTTTGGGATCTTGGAGAGAGCTATGAAACACGAAATCTTTGGAGAAGTAAATTTTCCATATTTTCTAGGAGAGACAAGATGTAAATTTACAATCCCAACAACTGAGCCTCAAGATGATTATTTGTAAGGAGGAAAGATGGCAATTAAGAAAACTGAAGAAAAAAAATCTGAAGCAACTAAAAAAGAATATCCTAAAAAAAAGAGAGATTCAATTTATTACATAGGACCTACTGTTAAAAGAGGACTATTGGATAACGGGAGTGTATTTAGAGGTGGACTGCCCAAAGAGGTGGAGAAACTCAAAGAAAAATATCCAGGGATTCAGCCACTTTTTATTCCTAAGGATAAATATATAGAGGCGGTCAATAAAGTGAGAATTCAAGGGACAAAATTTAATATTCTCTACGAAAATGCCAAGAAAGATATAGGGGGGAGGTAGATAGATGGTAAATCATGGAGTTAATACAGGAGAGACACCAACTTCCATAGCCAGTATTATTCAGAGTGGTAATACTGCCATAATTGTAGGGACAGCACCAGTCAATATGGCATCTGATCCAAAGGTAAATGTTCCGGTTCTTTGTTACACAGAGAAGGAAGCTATAGCCGCCTTTGGTTATCACGATAACTGGAAAGACTACTCTCTATGTGAGGCAATAAGTGTATTTTTTAGGCTGTTTAAAGTAGGACCTGTTGTTTTGGTAAATGTGCTGGATCCTGAGATACACAAAGAAGGGATAGTGGACAAAGAGATTACTTTTACAGATGGCGTGGCTGTCGTGGATGATATAGGGGTTCTTCTAAATACTTTGGATCTGACTTATGTGTCAGACAGTACTCAAAAAACTTTAGGAACAGACTATACAGCTGCTTTTAAAGAGGATGGGACCGTAACACTGGTGGCACTCAATATTACAGACGGGGCCTATAAAGTGAGTTTTGATAAATTGAAACCTAGTCTAGTGGATGAGGACGATATTATAGGGGGAGTGGATGCGATAACCTTTAAAAATGAAGGATTTGCAACTATTCCACAGGTATTTACTAAATTTAACAGGGTTCCCAATATTGGACTGGCTCCAGGATGGACTCATAAACCTGCAGTGGCACAGTCACTGGTGTCTTCTATGAGAAATATCAATGAGGTTTTCAACGGAATTGCTTTAACAGATATTGATGCCGATACTGTGGATAATTACACCAAAGTTGCTGAGTGGAAGAATGACAACAGCTATATTCACGAGACCCAGTATAACTTTTGGCCAAGGGCCTGTATTGGTACCAAGATTTATCATATATCTACCTTAGTGGCTGCTTCTATGTATAAAGTGGATCAAGATAATAATGATATTCCATATGAATCTCCATCAAATAAAGCACTTAATACCACAGGAATTTGTCTTGAAAACGGGACAGAGGTAGATCTTATTCTTGGGCAGGCAAATTATCTTAATGATAATGGCGTAGCAACTTCTATAAACTTCAATAATGGATGGAGGTTATGGGGAAATAGGACAGGCTGCTATCCATTAAATACAGATGTCAAAGATAATACTATCTCCTGCAAAAGGATGTTTATCTGGGACAACAATAATTTTACACTTACTTTCTGGTTGGATGTAGATAAGCCGGCAGACAATAAGTTGATGGATAAGATAGTGGATAGCTATAACGATTACTATAACGGACTTGTGACTAAAAGTGTAATCCTTGGAGGAAGAATTGAATTCAATAGTGAAGATAATCCGACAACCAGTCTGATTGACGGAAAGTATTACTTCAAAAGATACATGACCCCTGTGGGAGTAGCTGAGTGTATAGAATCTGATCTGGAATACGATGTTGAATACTTACAGAACTTGTTTGGAGGTGGTAACTAATGCTAGGAGGAATACCTACGTCTCTGCAGGGCTTTAGTTTGTATATAGATGCATTAAAGGAAGTGGGAACAGTCGATCTTGAACTGCCTAATATCCAGTTTATGACAGATACTCTTTCAGGTTCTGGAATAGCAGGAGAAATAGAAGTCCCAGTACCTGGACTTACTCAGTCAATGACACTGAAGATAAAAAAGAGAGCTGTAAATCAGCAATTTACAACACTACTTGCACCAAGGAATCATCTTTTAACTTTCAGGGGAAACATGAACATGGCGGACCCAGAGCATCCTGTAAAAAAATCTAAAAATAGAAAGATTAGAGTGGTGGCCAATGTCACGCCTAAAAGTATGAATATAGGAAAGGCAGAGGTTGCCAAGTCCATGGATACAGAAGCTGAGTTTGAAGTAGCCAGTATCATAGTATTTGTAGATGAAGTTGCAAATTTACATATTGATAAATTTAATAATAAATTTGTCGTGGATGGAGTTAATTATCTTGATGACGATAATTTCTTATAAGAAGGGAGAAGAATGACTGATTTAATCAAAATAGAAAATAATAAGGAACATGGATTGGTGGTTTCCAGCAGAGTAGTGGCTGAGCAATTGGGAAAGAGACATGACCATGTAATTAGAGATTTAGAGGTTATTTTAACCACCCCAGATTTGGGGGCGTTAATTATTCATAGTGAATACAAGGGTGGAAATGGTCAGATGAGAAAGGAGTATTTTCTCACAAAAGATGGCTTCATACTCTATATGTTTAATATCCAGGGACACAATGATTTTAAGCTGGCTTATATAAATAAATTTAATGAAATGGAAAAGCAGCTAAAAGAATTATATGTTCCTAAGTCACTTCCTGAAGCTCTAAGAGCCTATGCAGATGCAGTGGAGGAGAAAGAAAAACAGAAGTTATTGGCAATTGAGAAGCAAAAGACTATTGATATGTTGGTACATGAAAACAAGCTGTATACAACTACTGAAATAGCAAAGGAAATGGGTTTTAAAAGTGCCATAGCTTTAAATATAGAACTTGGTGAAAGAAAGATACAGTTTAAGGCAAATGGAACCTGGGTGCTCTATTCTAAATACTCAGATCTTGGTTATGTATCTATAAAGCAAAATGTTTTAGATACAGGGAAGATAGTCTATGACAGAAAATGGACTGGAGAAGGCAGAAAGTTCCTGCTAGAAATGTTTCAAATAGCTGCATAATAAATCGTATAGAAAGGGGATTATAGATGGAAGAGAATAAATCGGTTGAGGAAACTGAAGAAAAAGTAGCAATAGTAGGAAGTATTATGAAAATAAAACTCTCTAAAAAAATAAAATTTAATGATGTGGAAATCATGGAAATCAATTTAGATTTCGGTTCCTTAACAGGAGTTGATATTTGTGAGGCAGAGAGTAATTTCAGGGATAGATTTTATGTGCCGGTTCCAGATGCAAATTATTCATTTGCTTACCAAGCGGCGGTAGCTGCCAAAGCTTCAAAATTGCCATATGAACTTATACTTGAACTAAATCATAGAGATTTTTCAGCAGTAACCGGTGCAACAAAGGGTTTCTTACTGGGATAGACCTCAATTCTAAAAAGAAATTGCAGGACTTGAGGGAGGCTATCCTCCTAGCAGGAAAGGTAAGCAATAGCGGGGCTGATTTTTTTTATAAAATGAAACTTAGAGAATTGGTCAGCTGGTTGGAGGCGATACCACGTGAGCGGTAGAAATTTTATGTTAAAAATAGGAGGAGCAGTAGATCCCTCCCTTTCAAAAAGCTTTCAGACCTCTTCTAAAGAAATGAAAAAACTAAGCGATGAGATGCTAAAACTAAAAAGCACCAACAGGCATATTTCAAAGCTAAAAGCTAGTGAAGAAAAGCTGGAAAAACAGTTTGCAAGTGGACGTGAAGAATATAAGAGGCAGCAAAGGGAGCTCTTTGGAACTAGTAAAAAAGTTAATGACTTAAGAAGGGCTATTGAAAAAACCAAGAAGCCTTCTAAAAGCATGATAAATGAGTTTAAAAAAGCTCAGAAAGCAGAGAATCACTTAAAAGAAACCACAGAAAATCAAAAGAAAGCCCTTACAGATATGATGAGGCAGATGAAAGCGGCTAAAAATGAGACCAAAAGATATTCCCAAAGCCAAGAAGAATTGGCCAAATCTATGAAAAAAGTAGAAGAGAGGCATAAGAAACTTAAAGAATATGAAAATCTTAAAAAGTCTGTTTCAAATAATGCTGGGGGAACTTTTGCCAGATCAGCTGGTCAGGCAGTGGCTCTAGGAGTGGCTGTGAAGTTTGCCATAGATGATGAAGAAGCCTTTGCAGACGTAAGAAAAACAACAGGATTGGCAGGAGAAGAAGCTAAAAAGTTTCAAAGAGAATTGAAAAAGGCGACAAAAGATATTCCTAAATTTAATTCAGAGATTTATGAGATAGCTGCAGCAGCAGGACAGGCTGGGATAAATCTTCAAGAGATCCCACAATTCACATCAGACACTGCCAAAGTTTCTGTAGCATTTGATATGGAGGCAGGTAAAGCTGGTGAAACCCTGGCCACATGGAGAGAAGCGTTTAAGATGAGCCAGAGTGAAGTAATAAAGCTGGCTGACCAGATGAACCTACTGGGTGACAGTATAAAAGTGGCTCCTGCTCAGGTGGCGGAAATAGCCACTCAGGTAGGGGGCTTAGGCAGAATGGCCAACTTTACAGAGGCTCAAACATCGGCTCTTGGAGGAACATTGATAGCTCTTGGGGTAAAAGATGCCGGGACAGCTTCTACTGCAATTAGAAAGCTTTATACCACTATGGCTTCAGGTGATTCTGCAAGCAGTACCATGTCCGCAGCATTTCAAAAGATAGGGATTGATCCTGGACAGTTGGCTGAGGATTTGCAAAAAGATTCTCAAGGGGCATTGATGAAAGTATTCCAGGGACTGAA from uncultured Ilyobacter sp. includes these protein-coding regions:
- a CDS encoding phage tail tape measure protein, whose amino-acid sequence is MSGRNFMLKIGGAVDPSLSKSFQTSSKEMKKLSDEMLKLKSTNRHISKLKASEEKLEKQFASGREEYKRQQRELFGTSKKVNDLRRAIEKTKKPSKSMINEFKKAQKAENHLKETTENQKKALTDMMRQMKAAKNETKRYSQSQEELAKSMKKVEERHKKLKEYENLKKSVSNNAGGTFARSAGQAVALGVAVKFAIDDEEAFADVRKTTGLAGEEAKKFQRELKKATKDIPKFNSEIYEIAAAAGQAGINLQEIPQFTSDTAKVSVAFDMEAGKAGETLATWREAFKMSQSEVIKLADQMNLLGDSIKVAPAQVAEIATQVGGLGRMANFTEAQTSALGGTLIALGVKDAGTASTAIRKLYTTMASGDSASSTMSAAFQKIGIDPGQLAEDLQKDSQGALMKVFQGLNDLNDSEKLSVTKQLFGEEAMSSMGMLINNTKFLKENLKLVGDATKYAGSVNNEYNNKLNTTASDIKLALKATTDMAAATTRFFLPPIRGATKGMVNFSEGITKFTEDYPKLAKAMAFGAAGFVGLKLGTSGAVLGIKMLANTKKDLVFLKEAALLIKGWKQWGPVLSGVKTGVTALGAAGKAMLFNPWVLGIGAVVAGGYLIYKNWDLIKEGFKNSYEYISGKLSKLWELWKKFTVPGKMFSWVQKKYKGYKEKGIPAYAKGGVVGRPHLALVGDGRTPESIIPHDGTQQSKDLWFNAGEKLGMFAGEGVPKLFSKVKERAERMDIRNKIEVNIDFNPVIRGESSKGIVERLREEMPALAELIEGAVEKAIIKNQKKERRVSFG